The following proteins come from a genomic window of Spea bombifrons isolate aSpeBom1 chromosome 10, aSpeBom1.2.pri, whole genome shotgun sequence:
- the PPFIA1 gene encoding liprin-alpha-1 isoform X6, producing the protein MMCEVMPTISEAEMPPGGNGSHGSGSPLQTDNDSHFEQLMVSMLEERDRLLDTLRETQETLALSQGKLQEVGHERDSLQRQLNTALPQEFAALTKELNICREQLLEREEEIAELKAERNNTRLLLEHLECLVSRHERSLRMTVVKRQAQSPAGVSSEVEVLKALKSLFEHHKALDEKVRERLRVALERCSLLEEELSVTHRELMIAREQNNQKKIHGDGTADLSHSQENEPSTNGKRSSDGSLSHEEDLSKVLELQEVIEKQNKEQNQMKERLVVLSNRVAELEEDLDTARKDLIKSEEINTKLQRDVREAMAQKEDMEERITTLEKRYLAAQRETTSVHDLNDKLENEIANKESILRQSEEKNRQIQERLELAEQKLQQTLRKAETLPEVEAELAQRVAALSKVEERHGNIEERLRQMESRLEEKNQELQRARQREKMNEEHNKRLSDTVDKLLSESNERLQLHLKERMASLEDKNSLVRELESAKKLVDEIQHEKDQLLLELESLKSENEQTRIRTALLHHSRPHLGSVPDFRYALAPSSLSDSHSDSYSSSLVLRRPQKGRLAALRDEPSKVQTLNEQDWERAQQASVLANVAQAFESDVDISDVDDDRDTVFSSVDLLSPCGQADAQTLAVMLQEQLDAINKEIRLIQEEKENTEQRAEEIESRVGSGSLDNAGCFRSLTSIPPSFTGPSLAGSSPPGSGRSTPRRIPHSPAREVDRLGVMTLPSDLRKYRRKPPGTRDENRDDKATIRCETSPPSSPRSLRLLSSVHKGALHTMSHEDIRDIRNSTGSQDGQVSNPSSSNSSQDSLNKAPKKKGIKSSIGRLFGKKEKGRPGQMGRDSPGSGGIPEFESSSQESLGISKFVGQTEKNRKLQKKHELLEEARRLGLPFAQWDGPTVVVWLELWVGMPAWYVAACRANVKSGAIMSALSDTEIQREIGISNPLHRLKLRLAIQEIMSLTSPSAPPTSRTTLAYGDMNHEWIGNEWLPSLGLPQYRSYFMECLVDARMLDHLTKKDLRGQLKMVDSFHRNSFQCGIMCLRRLNYDRKELERRREESQNEIKDVLVWSNDRIIQWVLSIGLKEYANNLLESGVHGALVALDETFDHNTLALLLQIPTQNTQARATMEREFNNLLIRGTDRRFDDDDDKNFRRAPSWRKKFRPKDVRGLSAGSSETLPANFRVNSSMSSPSMQPKKMQMDGNVSGIQRLDSATIRTYSC; encoded by the exons aTGATGTGCGAAGTGATGCCAACGATCAGCGAGGCTGAGATGCCCCCCGGAGGGAATGGGAGTCACGGGTCCGGCTCTCCGCTGCAGACAGACAACGACTCTCACTTTGAGCAGCTGATGGTGTCCATGTTGGAGGAAAGAGACCGCCTGTTGGATACGCTACGCGAGACCCAAGAGACGCTCGCATTAAGCCAAGGAAAGCTACAAGAAGTCGGCCACGAGCGGGACTCGTTACAAAGACAGCTTAACACAGCCCTGCCGCAG GAGTTTGCGGCACTTACCAAGGAGCTAAATATTTGCCGGGAACAGCTTCTCGAACGGGAAGAGGAGATCGCCGAGCTAAAAGCCGAAAGAAacaacacccgg ctCCTTTTAGAACATCTCGAATGTCTCGTTTCACGCCACGAGAGGTCTCTCCGAATGACGGTGGTGAAGAGGCAAGCGCAGTCTCCGGCCGGGGTGTCCAGTGAAGTTGAAGTCCTTAAAGCACTGAAGTCCCTGTTTGAACATCACAAAGCTTTAGATGAAAAG GTGAGAGAGAGGTTGCGAGTGGCCCTGGAGAGATGCAGCTTGTTGGAAGAAGAGCTGTCCGTAACACACAGAGAG CTGATGATTGCCAGAGAACAGAACAACCAGAAGAAAATACACGGCGACGGAACGGCCGATTTATCCCACAGTCAAGAAAACGAACCAAGCACCAATGGGAAG AGATCATCTGATGGCTCTCTCAGTCACGAGGAAGACCTGTCCAAAGTGTTGGAGCTTCAAGAGGTCATAGAGAAGCAAAACAAGGAGCAAAATCAAATGAAGGAGCGTCTGGTTGTCCTTTCCAACCGAGTAGCCGAGCTAGAGGAAGATCTGGACACGGCGCGGAAAGATCTGATTAAGTCGGAAGAAATTAACACGAAGCTACAGCGTGACGTACGGGAG GCCATGGCCCAGAAGGAAGACATGGAGGAAAGAATAACGACACTTGAAAAGCGCTACCTCGCTGCGCAGCGTGAAACCACGTCTGTCCACGACCTCAACGATAAACTTGAAAACGAAATTGCGAATAAAGAGTCCATTCTTAGACAG AGCGAAGAGAAGAACAGGCAGATCCAGGAGCGTCTGGAGCTGGCGgagcagaagctgcagcagacCCTGAGGAAAGCTGAAACCTTGCCCGAGGTAGAGGCCGAGCTGGCTCAGCGCGTTGCTGCTCTTTCCAAGGTGG AGGAGAGGCACGGCAACATCGAGGAGCGCTTACGCCAGATGGAATCGCGACTGGAGGAGAAGAACCAAGAGCTACAGCGG GCCCGTCAGAGAGAGAAGATGAACGAAGAACATAACAAGCGCCTGTCGGACACCGTGGATAAACTTCTGTCCGAGTCCAACGAGAGGCTACAGCTACACCTGAAGGAGAGAATGGCTTCGCTGGAAGACAAG AACTCTCTTGTTCGAGAGCTGGAATCCGCCAAGAAACTTGTTGATGAAATCCAGCATGAGAAG GATCAGCTGTTGCTCGAGTTAGAATCTCTGAAGTCGGAAAACGAGCAGACCAGAATCCGCACCGCGTTACTTCATCACAG CCGGCCTCACCTTGGCAGCGTACCGGACTTTAGATACGCTCTTGCGCCGTCGTCGTTATCTGACAGCCACTCGGATTCTTACAGCTCCTCTCTGGTCCTGCGCAGACCACAAAAAGGCCGTCTAGCAGCTTTGCGAGATGAGCCCTCCAAG GTACAGACGCTAAACGAGCAGGACTGGGAGCGAGCTCAGCAGGCTAGCGTCCTGGCTAACGTGGCCCAAGCCTTCGAGAGCGACGTGGACATTTCCGACGTAGATGATGACAGAGACACCGTATTCAGCTCCGTGGACTTGCTGTCTCCGTGTGGCCAGGCCGACGCACAGACGCTGGCGGTGATGCTGCAGGAACAATTAGATGCCATCAACAAAGAAATCAG ATTGATCCAGGAAGAGAAGGAGAACACCGAGCAGCGGGCGGAGGAGATCGAGTCTCGTGTGGGCAGTGGGAGTCTAGATAATGCCGGCTGCTTCAGGTCCTTGACTTCCATTCCCCCTTCGTTTACCGGTCCATCTTTAGCCGGATCCTCACCTCCTGGCAGTGGACGCTCAACACCCAGAAGGATCCCTCACAGTCCCGCTCGGGAGGTGGACAGGCTGGGCGTCATGACCCTT CCTAGCGATTTAAGGAAGTACCGTAGAAAG CCTCCAGGTACTAGAGACGAGAACCGAGATGACAAGGCTACCATCAGATGCGAGACgtcccctccctcctcaccaaGGTCGTTGAGGTTATTAAGCTCGGTCCATAAAGGTGCCTTGCACACCATGAGCCATGAAGATATTAGAGATATCAGAAA TTCCACGGGTTCACAGGATGGACAGGTTAGCAATCcgagcagcagcaacagcagtcAGGACTCCCTCAACAAGGCTCCTAAGAAGAAGGGCATCAAGTCTTCTATCGGCCGTTTGTTtgggaaaaaagagaaaggccGACCCGGACAAATGGGAAGAGACTCACCTGGCTCAG GAGGAATTCCCGAATTTGAGAGCTCGTCGCAGGAATCCCTCGGAATTAGCAAGTTTGTTGGACAGACAGAAAAAAACCGCAAGCTGCAGAAGAA ACACGAACTCCTGGAGGAGGCTCGGCGGCTCGGGCTTCCGTTTGCCCAGTGGGATGGCCCTACAGTGGTGGTTTGGCTGGAG CTGTGGGTCGGGATGCCCGCCTGGTACGTGGCTGCATGCAGAGCTAATGTGAAAAGCGGAGCGATCATGTCAGCCCTGTCGGACACCGAGATCCAAAGAGAGATCGGCATCAGTAACCCGCTACACAGACTAAAGCTACGCCTGGCCATCCAGGAGATTATGTCGTTAACCAGCCCGTCTGCACCTCCCACCTCCAGAACG ACACTGGCCTACGGAGATATGAACCACGAGTGGATTGGGAACGAGTGGCTGCCCAGCCTGGGGTTGCCCCAATACCGCAGCTATTTCATGGAGTGCCTTGTTGATGCCCGGATGCTGGACCACTTGACCAAGAAGGACCTCCGGGGGCAGCTTAAAATGGTGGATAGTTTCCACAG GAATAGCTTCCAGTGCGGAATTATGTGCCTGCGACGGCTGAATTATGACCGGAAGGAGTTGGAacggaggagagaagaaagTCAAAATGAGATTAAAG ACGTGCTTGTGTGGAGCAATGACCGGATCATCCAGTGGGTGCTATCCATCGGGCTGAAAGAATATGCCAACAACCTCCTAGAGAGCGGTGTTCACGGGGCTCTGGTTGCCTTGGACGAAACCTTTGATCACAATACGTTAGCCTTGTTATTACAGATACCCACCCAAAATACCCAG GCTCGTGCAACGATGGAGAGGGAGTTTAACAACCTTCTCATCAGAGGTACCGATAGGAGATTTGACGAT GATGATGATAAAAATTTCAGACGGGCACCGTCTTGGAGAAAGAAATTTCGACCGAAGGATGTCAGGGGTTTAAGTGCCGGCTCGTCCGAGACGCTCCCTGCCAACTTCAGAGTCAACTCCTCGATGTCTTCCCCTTCTATGCAGCCAAAGAAAATGCAGATGGATG GCAATGTGTCTGGAATACAGAGACTGGACTCGGCCACGATAAGGACGTATTCCTGCTAA
- the PPFIA1 gene encoding liprin-alpha-1 isoform X10, whose product MMCEVMPTISEAEMPPGGNGSHGSGSPLQTDNDSHFEQLMVSMLEERDRLLDTLRETQETLALSQGKLQEVGHERDSLQRQLNTALPQEFAALTKELNICREQLLEREEEIAELKAERNNTRLLLEHLECLVSRHERSLRMTVVKRQAQSPAGVSSEVEVLKALKSLFEHHKALDEKVRERLRVALERCSLLEEELSVTHRELMIAREQNNQKKIHGDGTADLSHSQENEPSTNGKRSSDGSLSHEEDLSKVLELQEVIEKQNKEQNQMKERLVVLSNRVAELEEDLDTARKDLIKSEEINTKLQRDVREAMAQKEDMEERITTLEKRYLAAQRETTSVHDLNDKLENEIANKESILRQSEEKNRQIQERLELAEQKLQQTLRKAETLPEVEAELAQRVAALSKSELLSPGKAAAMEAKPLGHASVPRKAEERHGNIEERLRQMESRLEEKNQELQRARQREKMNEEHNKRLSDTVDKLLSESNERLQLHLKERMASLEDKNSLVRELESAKKLVDEIQHEKDQLLLELESLKSENEQTRIRTALLHHSRPHLGSVPDFRYALAPSSLSDSHSDSYSSSLVLRRPQKGRLAALRDEPSKVQTLNEQDWERAQQASVLANVAQAFESDVDISDVDDDRDTVFSSVDLLSPCGQADAQTLAVMLQEQLDAINKEIRLIQEEKENTEQRAEEIESRVGSGSLDNAGCFRSLTSIPPSFTGPSLAGSSPPGSGRSTPRRIPHSPAREVDRLGVMTLPSDLRKYRRKPPGTRDENRDDKATIRCETSPPSSPRSLRLLSSVHKGALHTMSHEDIRDIRNSTGSQDGQVSNPSSSNSSQDSLNKAPKKKGIKSSIGRLFGKKEKGRPGQMGRDSPGSGGIPEFESSSQESLGISKFVGQTEKNRKLQKKHELLEEARRLGLPFAQWDGPTVVVWLELWVGMPAWYVAACRANVKSGAIMSALSDTEIQREIGISNPLHRLKLRLAIQEIMSLTSPSAPPTSRTSTGNVWVTHEEMETLTASPQTEDEEGSWAQTLAYGDMNHEWIGNEWLPSLGLPQYRSYFMECLVDARMLDHLTKKDLRGQLKMVDSFHRNSFQCGIMCLRRLNYDRKELERRREESQNEIKDVLVWSNDRIIQWVLSIGLKEYANNLLESGVHGALVALDETFDHNTLALLLQIPTQNTQARATMEREFNNLLIRGTDRRFDDDDDKNFRRAPSWRKKFRPKDVRGLSAGSSETLPANFRVNSSMSSPSMQPKKMQMDGNVSGIQRLDSATIRTYSC is encoded by the exons aTGATGTGCGAAGTGATGCCAACGATCAGCGAGGCTGAGATGCCCCCCGGAGGGAATGGGAGTCACGGGTCCGGCTCTCCGCTGCAGACAGACAACGACTCTCACTTTGAGCAGCTGATGGTGTCCATGTTGGAGGAAAGAGACCGCCTGTTGGATACGCTACGCGAGACCCAAGAGACGCTCGCATTAAGCCAAGGAAAGCTACAAGAAGTCGGCCACGAGCGGGACTCGTTACAAAGACAGCTTAACACAGCCCTGCCGCAG GAGTTTGCGGCACTTACCAAGGAGCTAAATATTTGCCGGGAACAGCTTCTCGAACGGGAAGAGGAGATCGCCGAGCTAAAAGCCGAAAGAAacaacacccgg ctCCTTTTAGAACATCTCGAATGTCTCGTTTCACGCCACGAGAGGTCTCTCCGAATGACGGTGGTGAAGAGGCAAGCGCAGTCTCCGGCCGGGGTGTCCAGTGAAGTTGAAGTCCTTAAAGCACTGAAGTCCCTGTTTGAACATCACAAAGCTTTAGATGAAAAG GTGAGAGAGAGGTTGCGAGTGGCCCTGGAGAGATGCAGCTTGTTGGAAGAAGAGCTGTCCGTAACACACAGAGAG CTGATGATTGCCAGAGAACAGAACAACCAGAAGAAAATACACGGCGACGGAACGGCCGATTTATCCCACAGTCAAGAAAACGAACCAAGCACCAATGGGAAG AGATCATCTGATGGCTCTCTCAGTCACGAGGAAGACCTGTCCAAAGTGTTGGAGCTTCAAGAGGTCATAGAGAAGCAAAACAAGGAGCAAAATCAAATGAAGGAGCGTCTGGTTGTCCTTTCCAACCGAGTAGCCGAGCTAGAGGAAGATCTGGACACGGCGCGGAAAGATCTGATTAAGTCGGAAGAAATTAACACGAAGCTACAGCGTGACGTACGGGAG GCCATGGCCCAGAAGGAAGACATGGAGGAAAGAATAACGACACTTGAAAAGCGCTACCTCGCTGCGCAGCGTGAAACCACGTCTGTCCACGACCTCAACGATAAACTTGAAAACGAAATTGCGAATAAAGAGTCCATTCTTAGACAG AGCGAAGAGAAGAACAGGCAGATCCAGGAGCGTCTGGAGCTGGCGgagcagaagctgcagcagacCCTGAGGAAAGCTGAAACCTTGCCCGAGGTAGAGGCCGAGCTGGCTCAGCGCGTTGCTGCTCTTTCCAAG TCTGAGCTTTTGTCACCTGGAAAAGCCGCTGCTATGGAGGCTAAGCCGTTGGGACATGCGTCCGTACCTAGGAAG GCAGAGGAGAGGCACGGCAACATCGAGGAGCGCTTACGCCAGATGGAATCGCGACTGGAGGAGAAGAACCAAGAGCTACAGCGG GCCCGTCAGAGAGAGAAGATGAACGAAGAACATAACAAGCGCCTGTCGGACACCGTGGATAAACTTCTGTCCGAGTCCAACGAGAGGCTACAGCTACACCTGAAGGAGAGAATGGCTTCGCTGGAAGACAAG AACTCTCTTGTTCGAGAGCTGGAATCCGCCAAGAAACTTGTTGATGAAATCCAGCATGAGAAG GATCAGCTGTTGCTCGAGTTAGAATCTCTGAAGTCGGAAAACGAGCAGACCAGAATCCGCACCGCGTTACTTCATCACAG CCGGCCTCACCTTGGCAGCGTACCGGACTTTAGATACGCTCTTGCGCCGTCGTCGTTATCTGACAGCCACTCGGATTCTTACAGCTCCTCTCTGGTCCTGCGCAGACCACAAAAAGGCCGTCTAGCAGCTTTGCGAGATGAGCCCTCCAAG GTACAGACGCTAAACGAGCAGGACTGGGAGCGAGCTCAGCAGGCTAGCGTCCTGGCTAACGTGGCCCAAGCCTTCGAGAGCGACGTGGACATTTCCGACGTAGATGATGACAGAGACACCGTATTCAGCTCCGTGGACTTGCTGTCTCCGTGTGGCCAGGCCGACGCACAGACGCTGGCGGTGATGCTGCAGGAACAATTAGATGCCATCAACAAAGAAATCAG ATTGATCCAGGAAGAGAAGGAGAACACCGAGCAGCGGGCGGAGGAGATCGAGTCTCGTGTGGGCAGTGGGAGTCTAGATAATGCCGGCTGCTTCAGGTCCTTGACTTCCATTCCCCCTTCGTTTACCGGTCCATCTTTAGCCGGATCCTCACCTCCTGGCAGTGGACGCTCAACACCCAGAAGGATCCCTCACAGTCCCGCTCGGGAGGTGGACAGGCTGGGCGTCATGACCCTT CCTAGCGATTTAAGGAAGTACCGTAGAAAG CCTCCAGGTACTAGAGACGAGAACCGAGATGACAAGGCTACCATCAGATGCGAGACgtcccctccctcctcaccaaGGTCGTTGAGGTTATTAAGCTCGGTCCATAAAGGTGCCTTGCACACCATGAGCCATGAAGATATTAGAGATATCAGAAA TTCCACGGGTTCACAGGATGGACAGGTTAGCAATCcgagcagcagcaacagcagtcAGGACTCCCTCAACAAGGCTCCTAAGAAGAAGGGCATCAAGTCTTCTATCGGCCGTTTGTTtgggaaaaaagagaaaggccGACCCGGACAAATGGGAAGAGACTCACCTGGCTCAG GAGGAATTCCCGAATTTGAGAGCTCGTCGCAGGAATCCCTCGGAATTAGCAAGTTTGTTGGACAGACAGAAAAAAACCGCAAGCTGCAGAAGAA ACACGAACTCCTGGAGGAGGCTCGGCGGCTCGGGCTTCCGTTTGCCCAGTGGGATGGCCCTACAGTGGTGGTTTGGCTGGAG CTGTGGGTCGGGATGCCCGCCTGGTACGTGGCTGCATGCAGAGCTAATGTGAAAAGCGGAGCGATCATGTCAGCCCTGTCGGACACCGAGATCCAAAGAGAGATCGGCATCAGTAACCCGCTACACAGACTAAAGCTACGCCTGGCCATCCAGGAGATTATGTCGTTAACCAGCCCGTCTGCACCTCCCACCTCCAGAACG TCCACTGGAAATGTCTGGGTAACTCACGAAGAAATGGAAACTCTTACAGCTTCACCACAAACG GAAGATGAGGAGGGAAGCTGGGCTCAG ACACTGGCCTACGGAGATATGAACCACGAGTGGATTGGGAACGAGTGGCTGCCCAGCCTGGGGTTGCCCCAATACCGCAGCTATTTCATGGAGTGCCTTGTTGATGCCCGGATGCTGGACCACTTGACCAAGAAGGACCTCCGGGGGCAGCTTAAAATGGTGGATAGTTTCCACAG GAATAGCTTCCAGTGCGGAATTATGTGCCTGCGACGGCTGAATTATGACCGGAAGGAGTTGGAacggaggagagaagaaagTCAAAATGAGATTAAAG ACGTGCTTGTGTGGAGCAATGACCGGATCATCCAGTGGGTGCTATCCATCGGGCTGAAAGAATATGCCAACAACCTCCTAGAGAGCGGTGTTCACGGGGCTCTGGTTGCCTTGGACGAAACCTTTGATCACAATACGTTAGCCTTGTTATTACAGATACCCACCCAAAATACCCAG GCTCGTGCAACGATGGAGAGGGAGTTTAACAACCTTCTCATCAGAGGTACCGATAGGAGATTTGACGAT GATGATGATAAAAATTTCAGACGGGCACCGTCTTGGAGAAAGAAATTTCGACCGAAGGATGTCAGGGGTTTAAGTGCCGGCTCGTCCGAGACGCTCCCTGCCAACTTCAGAGTCAACTCCTCGATGTCTTCCCCTTCTATGCAGCCAAAGAAAATGCAGATGGATG GCAATGTGTCTGGAATACAGAGACTGGACTCGGCCACGATAAGGACGTATTCCTGCTAA